The following are encoded together in the Vigna unguiculata cultivar IT97K-499-35 chromosome 2, ASM411807v1, whole genome shotgun sequence genome:
- the LOC114174044 gene encoding pentatricopeptide repeat-containing protein At1g31790 has product MASITAPVPTVPTHHLFFDQNLDLKNNNLGALPSTNHQLELLPPLRYPIHTFPRPLIPQTITFTKKEPKKKKRKDATTSDILHLMDVLPFPTPIDIYTSLIKECTVSGDPESAIELYTHISKSGIKPPLPFLNRILIMFVSCGLLENARNMFEKMRVRDFNSWATLFVAYYDNADYEEATAVFVNMLGQLGTLEFPPWIWACLLRACACTLNVPLGLQVHGWLLKLGTCDHVLLSSSLINFYGRFTSLEDASAVFNGVSRHNTLTWTAKIVSGCRERHFSEVFGDFREMGMRGVKKDCFTFSSVLKACGKMLNQERCGEQVHADAIKLGLVSDHYVQCSLIAMYGRCGLLRDAKQVFEIIREEKKVDCWNAMLSGYIRNGFHIEAVKFLYMMQAAGMQPGESLLKKLRIACGSTQT; this is encoded by the coding sequence ATGGCAAGCATCACTGCACCTGTGCCAACTGTACCAACCCACCACCTATTCTTCGACCAAAACCTTGATCTGAAAAACAACAACCTTGGTGCTTTGCCTTCTACCAACCATCAACTCGAGCTTCTACCACCGCTGCGCTACCCCATTCACACCTTCCCACGTCCCCTCATTCCTCAAACAATCACTTTCACCAAGAAGGagccaaagaaaaagaagagaaaagatgCTACAACGTCAGACATACTGCACTTGATGGACGTTCTACCTTTTCCTACACCCATTGACATCTACACTTCATTGATAAAAGAGTGCACTGTTTCCGGCGACCCAGAATCTGCCATTGAGTTGTACACTCACATCTCCAAGAGTGGCATCAAACCCCCATTGCCTTTCCTCAATCGGATTCTCATTATGTTTGTGTCCTGTGGTCTGTTGGAAAATGCACGCAACATGTTTGAAAAAATGCGTGTGAGGGACTTCAACTCTTGGGCGACCTTGTTTGTTGCGTACTATGATAATGCCGATTATGAGGAGGCTACGGCTGTTTTTGTCAACATGTTAGGTCAATTGGGTACGCTGGAATTTCCTCCGTGGATATGGGCTTGTCTTCTCAGGGCTTGTGCATGCACTTTGAATGTCCCTCTGGGATTGCAAGTTCATGGATGGTTGTTGAAGTTGGGTACTTGTGATCATGTGCTTCTCAGCAGCTCTTTGATCAACTTCTACGGGAGGTTCACGAGCCTGGAAGATGCGAGTGCTGTCTTCAATGGGGTGTCGCGGCATAACACGCTGACTTGGACGGCTAAAATCGTTAGTGGTTGCAGGGAAAGGCATTTCTCTGAGGTTTTTGGTGACTTCAGGGAGATGGGAATGCGAGGGGTGAAGAAGGACTGCTTCACTTTTTCTAGTGTTCTCAAGGCGTGTGGAAAGATGCTGAATCAGGAACGATGTGGTGAACAAGTCCATGCTGATGCCATCAAACTTGGGCTGGTGTCGGATCACTATGTGCAGTGTAGTTTGATTGCCATGTATGGAAGATGTGGGTTGTTGAGAGATGCAAAACAAGTGTTTGAGATAATCCGAGAGGAGAAAAAGGTTGATTGCTGGAATGCTATGCTTTCGGGTTACATAAGGAATGGTTTCCACATTGAAGCTGTTAAGTTTCTGTATATGATGCAGGCAGCTGGAATGCAGCCCGGGGAATCTCtgcttaaaaaattaagaattgcTTGTGGCAGCACTCAAACATGA
- the LOC114173413 gene encoding bifunctional peptidase and (3S)-lysyl hydroxylase JMJD7: MKNARINGLLALFYTGCLTFPEHRKTNHKFHISIKNYVPASIFVSRYHNPHVTYKTLQNRVPEKLTVRKMKEVEELWREVRDLSLGNSGRVERLECPPNPVEFLRDFITPNKPCVISNAISHWPALSSWPNHEYLSEALSAATISLHLTPTGAADALAPLDSSLCFASAHMQHVPFPEALSLISNSEPNKLVAYAQQQNDCFRSEYSSLAADCDPHLGWATEAIGSEPEAVNLWIGNQHSQTSFHKDHYENLYAVVTGEKHFILLPPTDVHRLYIRHYPAATYTHSSDTGEFDLELEKPTRYVPWCSVDPYPSVETVDDEMAKFPLYFNGPRPFECTVKAGEVLYLPSMWFHHVRQSADDGGLTIAVNYWYDMQFDIKYAYFNFLQSIQYRSTPSPVLKDKLAEEIDSGPDEYES; this comes from the exons ATGAAAAATGCTAGAATCAATGGCCTCTTGGCCCTGTTTTATACTGGTTGTTTAACTTTTCCAGAACATAGGAAAACGAATCATAAATTTCATATCTCGATCAAAAACTATGTACCTGCTTCCATTTTTGTTTCACGTTATCATAATCCCCACGTTACGTATAAAACGCTCCAGAACCGTGTTCCTGAGAAATTGACAGTTAGAAAGATGAAGGAGGTAGAGGAACTGTGGAGGGAAGTGAGGGATTTGAGCTTGGGAAACAGTGGAAGAGTAGAGAGATTAGAGTGTCCCCCTAACCCAGTTGAGTTCCTGAGAGACTTCATCACCCCAAACAAGCCATGCGTAATCTCCAACGCCATCTCTCACTGGCCCGCACTCTCTTCCTggcccaaccacgagtacctctCCGAAGCCCTATCCGCCGCCACCATCTCCCTCCACCTCACCCCCACCGGCGCCGCCGACGCCCTCGCCCCTCTCGATTCCTCCCTCTGCTTCGCCTCCGCGCACATGCAGCACGTGCCCTTCCCTGAAGCCCTTAGCCTGATCTCCAATTCCGAACCCAACAAGCTTGTGGCTTACGCGCAGCAACAAAACGATTGCTTTCGCTCTGAGTATTCGTCTCTCGCTGCTGACTGTGATCCCCACCTCGGTTGGGCCACCGAAGCTATTGGCTCTGAGCCCGAAGCTGTGAACCTTTGGATTGGTAACCAACATTCCCAAACCTCGTTCCACAAGGATCATTACGAGAATCTCTACGCTGTTGTCACCGGGGAGAAGCACTTCATCTTGCTGCCACCTACTGATGTTCATCGCTTGTACATTCGACACTACCCTGCTGCCACTTACACACATTCTTCG GATACAGGAGAGTTTGATTTGGAGCTTGAGAAGCCAACAAGGTATGTGCCTTGGTGCAGTGTGGATCCTTATCCTTCTGTGGAGACCGTGGATGATGAGATGGCCAAATTTCCTCTGTACTTCAATGGCCCACGGCCTTTTGAATGTACTGTGAAGGCCGGGGAGGTTCTCTATTT GCCTAGCATGTGGTTCCATCATGTTAGACAGAGTGCGGATGATGGAGGATTAACTATTGCAGTTAATTATT GGTACGATATGCAGTTCGATATCAAGTATGCTTATTTCAACTTCTTACAATCTATTCAATATCGATCTACTCCAAGTCCAGTGCTAAAAGATAAATTGGCTGAGGAGATAGATTCAGGTCCTGATGAATATGAATCTTGA